GCGGGTCGGGTTCACGGTCGAGCTCGACCTGGTCCGGTCGGTGCCCGACCAGATCAGCACGGTCGCGGTCGAGGGCGACTACGACGTGGCGGGCTGGGGAATCAGCTGGCGCGAAGCAGGACCGTACGCGCGGATGTTCGCCACCCTGCACAGCGCGGGAAACCTCAGCGTCGGCATGCACACCGGTCCGGAGATGGACACGCTGATCGAACGGTTCCAACAAGCCTCCACAGCGGAGGAACAGCGTGCGGCCATGAGGGGGATCCAGCAGCTGTGGAACAAAACGGTGCCCGCCCTCGTCTACGGCCCCACGCCGGAACTGCTCACCTGGTCGACGTCGCTGCGCGGGGTCGAGGGGACGCTGAACAGCATGGTGCTGCTCGATGAGGCATGGCTCGCGCGATGAACGACCGGGAGCGGATCGTCGACGCCCTTGCCCGGCTTGCCCGTGCCACCGATGCGCGCGACTGGCACACGATCCGAACGACGTTCACCGAGGATGCCACCGGCTACGGCTGCACCGGCGTGGACCGGATCGTCGAGGTCATGCAGGCACATCTCGGTGGCTGTGGCCCCACGCAGCACCTGCTCGGAAACCACCGCGTCACCGTCGACGGCGACAACGCGAGGTCGCTGACGTACGGCCGCGTGCACCACCGAGGAGCCGCCGACAAGGCAGGCTCGTTCTTCGAGTGCATGGGCGAGTACGACGACCGCTGGGTGCGGACCTCACTCGGGTGGCGGCTTGCCCACCGGAACTTCGACATGCACATCGCTCTCGGTGATTTCACGGTCCTGCAGCCGGCCGCGTAGCCGGGCGGCAGGCGAGCAAGCGCATCGAGGAGCGTAAGCGGCCCCTGGACCCCTTCGCCGGACTGACTGCGCACGGCTCCCGATGACCGGGATCGCGCCGCTGCGCCGGTGCGTCACCTGACACCGTGGGCTCGCCGGTGGCCCGGTCAGCGGGTGCACCGCTCGCCGACACCGCAAGAGGTGGATCTCGATGACGCAGTCACCCGCATTTCCGCGCAACCAGCAGCGCACCGCCCGGGCCGCATTCGGGCAGTTCGATCCCGGCCAGGCCCGGCGCATCTTCGCCAGAGAGCACGATTCCGGTCACGAGCCGATCGTGCTCGAGGTCGCACCGCGCACGTACTTCCTGCAGCCGGGCATGGTCAACGTCGCCCTGTTCGAGACCGACGAGGGACTGGTGCTCGTCGACTGCGGCTGCGCGGGCGACGGTCCCGCGTTGCTGCGAGCTGTCCGCTCGATCAGTGCGAAACCACTGCACACGGTCGTCTTCACGCACGGGCACATCGATCACGCCTTCGGCCTGTGGTCCTTCCTCGACGCCGGCGAGCGTCCGGAGATCATCGCTCACGAGAACGTCCCCGCACACTTCGACCGCTACCGCAGGACCGCCGGCCTGAACGCGCGGATCAACGGCCAGCTACCCGGCCGGAACGGCAAGGCCTGGCCTGTCGACGAGTCCGACTTCGACTGGCCGACCAGGGTGTTCCGGGACAGCCTCACCCTCACGGTGGGCGGGGAGCGGTTCGAGCTGCGGCACGGCAAGGGCGAAACCGACGACGCGACCTGGGTCTGGGCGCCCGAGCGCGGGACGATCGCGGCGGGTGACCTCGTGACCGGCTACCTGCCCAATGCGGGCAACCCGAAGAAGGTGCAGCGCTACGCCGAGGAGTGGGCCGAAGCCGCGGACGAGATGGCCGCGCTGGCCCCCGAAGTGATCATTCCCGGGCACGGGGATCCGGTCAGCGGAGTCGAGCAGATTTCCGACGAGCTGCACGCGATGGCCCGGTATCTGCGCCACATCGTCGACCACGCGCTGGCCGGACTCAACGCCGGCCAAGCGCATGACGAGATCGTGGACAGCCTGCGTATCCCCGCCGAGCTCGCCGAGCATCCCCGCCTGCAAGCCCGGTACGACAAGCCGGAGTTCCTCTGCCGCAACGTCATTCGCCGCTACAGCGGTTGGTGGGACGGCAGACCCGCCAACCTGTTGCCCGCACCTGCGAGTGATCGCGCCGCCGAGATCGCGAGTCTCGCCGGTGGCGCGGATGTACTGATCGAGCGGGCCTACCAATTGGCAGGCACGGACCTGCGCCTTGCCTGCCACCTCGCCGAGTGGGCCTTCCTCGCCGAGCCCGGCGACGCGCGCGCTCAGCAGTGCTACACCGAGGTTCTCGAACAGCGCGCGCAGGCCGAGCCCGCGCTGATGGCCCAGGTCAACTTCCGGGTCAGCCGGGCATGGGCGCGCCGAGCACGGGAGGCGCACGGCACGGCGGAAGGGGAGCCGCGGTGATCGGATCCGGACCTGCGGGAAGTCGAGTTCCCGTTCAGTGGGACATGTCACTTCCCGGTGCTGAAGCGACCGTAGCGTGCACTGCGGAACGACCCCCACATCCACGAATCCCGCGCGGTCGTATCCGCGCGGATCGGCTGTCTCTTCGGCGTGAACGCCTTCGATTGGAGCTCACATGAGGCTTCCCCGTTCTGGACGCTGGCGTGCGGCACTCGCCCTCGCGGCGAGTGCCATGGTGGTGTCGGCGTGCGCGACTCCCGGTGCGGAGCCGGAGCAGGACGCCGGGCAGGATCCGCAGTACCAGGTCGGCATCATCGGAGCCGACCAGCAGCAGGGGCAGCCGGTCGACGGTGGCACGCTGACGATCGCGGCCTACTCGGAAGCCCGCAGTCTCGATCCGGCGAAGACCATCCCCACCGGGTCCTCCGGCGGTACCGCACTCGCCGCCGTCTATGACGTGCTGATGCGCTACGACCCGGAAAGCGGCACCTACGAGCCGTGGCTGGCCGAGTCGCTCGAGTCGAACGCGGACGACACGACCTGGACGTTGACGCTGCGCGAGGGCGTGCGCTTCAGCGACGGCACGCCACTGGACGCCAAGGCGGTGGTCGGCAGCATCCAGCGGTACATGCAGAAAAACGGCTTCGGTACCAAGTTGCTCGACGCGAGCCTGGAGCGCATGCGCACGCCCGACCCGCGAACCGTGCTCTTCGAGCTGACCCGGCCATGGGCGAAATTCCCGAACGTGCTGGGCGCAGGGGCCGGCATGATCGTAGCGCCCGCGGCCTACGCCGGTGAGCAGTTCACACCGATCGGCGCGGGACCGTTCCAGCTGGAGCGCTACGCGCCGGGGGAGGAACTCGTCCTCGCCGCACGCGCCGGCTACTGGCAGGACACGGTGCACCTGGATCGGCTGCGCTTCGTCTGGTACCAGGGACCCGACGCCAAGCTGGGCGCGCTGCGTTCCGGATCGGTGGACATGGCGTACCTGCGCGACCCGAAAGCCGTCGACGATGCGCGCGCCGAGGGCTACGGCGGCTATATGGCGGTGAACAGCCTCGGTAACCAGATCACCATCAACAACCGGGAAGGTACGCCAGGGGCCGATCCCCGAGTCCGCAAGGCGATCGCGCTTGCCCTGCGGCCCGAGCTGAACTATCGCAGGGCCTACGACGGTGCCGGCCTCCCCGGCAAGGACATCTTCCAGCCGGCGTCCCGTTGGCACGTGTCCGGTGTGACACCCCCGCCGACCGATACCGCTCGTGCCCGGAAACTGCTCGAGCAGGCCAAGGCGGACGGCTATGACGGCACGATCAGCTACCTGGACTCCAATGATCCGGCATCCCGGGCGGAGGCGCTCGCGGCGAAGGCGGCACTGGAGAAGGTCGGGTTCACTGTCCGGCTCGACTTCGCGCGCTCCATCGCCGAGCAGATCAAGCGGATCTATGTGGACCACGACTACGAGCTCGCCAAGAACGCCACCAGCGTGCCCGAGGCCGACCCGCTGTCCAGGTTGTACAGCTTCCTGCACAGCGAGTCCAACACGAATCCCAGCGGTTACGCCAATCCGAGGATGGACGAGCTGCTGGTGCAGTTGCAGGCTGCTGATTCGGTCGAGAAACGCAAGGCGGTCCTCGCCGATATCGAACGGCTCTGGTGGCAGGACGTACCCAGCGTTCCGCTCGGTGCTGCGGCCCAGTTCATGGCATGGCAGGACACGGTGCGCGGCGTTGTGCCGACGCAGTACGCCATGCTGCTGTTCGGCAAGGCATGGGTCGGCAAATGATCCGGCAACTCGGAGTCAAACTGGCCGAACTGGTCGGTGTCCTGCTGATCGTGAGCTTCGGCGTGTTCCTGCTCGTTGCCTTTCTGCCGGGTGATCCGGCCGTCGCGATTCTCGGTAAGGGCCATCCGCCGGAGGCCTACGCCGAGGTGCGCGCACAGCTCGGGCTGAACCAGCCGGTGCTCGAGCGCTACCTGAACTGGCTGGGTGGGGTGTTGACCGGCGACCTCGGCCAGTCCCTGGTGCCGCCGCAGAGCGAGGTGATCGACCGGGTGCTCGCCGCGTTGCCGGTGAGCGTGGAACTGGCCGTCCTCGGTCTGCTGATCGCGGTGGTCGTGTCGGTTCCGCTGGCCATGTGGTCGGCCTACCACGAGGGTGGCCGGGTGGACCGGCTGATCAGCGCAGGCATGTTCGGAGTCCTGTCGGTGCCCAGCTTCCTGGCCGGACTCCTCCTGATCATGGTGGCGGTCAACGGCCTCGGCTGGTTCCCGCGTGCGGAGTGGGTCCGGCTCAGCGAGGGGCTCTTCGCCAACCTGCACCACGCGATCCTGCCCGCCATCACGATCAGCTTGGTGGAGATGGCGATGTTCACCCGGGTACTGCGCAACGATCTCATCGTCACGCTGCGGGAGGACTACATCCTGGCCTCGCACGCCAAGGGCATGCCACCGCTGCGCATCCTGCTGTCCGACGCACTGCGACCTTCCTCGTTCTCGCTGGTGACGCTGCTCGGGCTGAGCCTGGGCAGGCTTATCGGGAGCACGGTGATCGTGGAGTACCTGTTCGCGCTGCCCGGTATGGGATCGCTGGTGGTGAACGCGGCCAGCCAGGGTGATTACCCGATGGTGCAAGGAGTGGTACTCGCTATCGCCGTCATTTACGTACTGACCAACGCGGTTATCGACCTGTCCTATGGCTACCTTGACCCGAGGATCCGTCGTGCTCACGTCTGACACCACATCCACGCAGCACAGCCTGCACAGTCCACTCGCGCAGGCCCGTCCTCGGCCGTGGCGCACGAAGGGCATCCCCGCCGGCCTGCTCGTCGCCGGGTTGGCGCTGGTGCTCTTCGCCGGCGTGACGGGAGCGATCATCGTGCCTGTCCGGGCGATGCTCTTCGTCGTCGGGCTGGCCGCGGTCGCCATCGGTGGCTCCCGGCTCGGCAAGGCCGTGTTCGGCAGCGCCTTCGATCTCACCTACTGGTTCAGCGTCGGCTGGCTCGTCCTGCTCGGGCTGCTGGCCGCCGCGGCGCCATGGCTTCCGCTGGCCGAGCATGTCGATGTGGCAGGCACGCTCGACGAGCCCAGCTACGCCCGGCCGGAGCTGCTGTCCGAGCATCCACTGGGCACCAACAACTTCGGGCTCGACCTGCTCGCACGCTCGATCCACGGGGCGCGAACCTCGCTGATCATTGCCCTGTCGGCAATCGCGATCGGAACCATCGTGGGCGGTGCGATCGGCATCCTCGCGGGCTATTTCCGGCGGGGAGTCGACAGGATGGTGGTGGTCGGCACCAACGCGTTGCTGGCTGTTCCCCCGCTCATCCTGCTGATCGCGTTGGCATCGGTGCTCGAACCGAACCTGCGCAATGTCGCGATCGCCCTGTCCTTGCTGACGATTCCGAACATGGTCCGGTTGGCGAGGGCGAACACGATGGCGTTCACGCAGCGGGAGTTCGTGCTCGCCGCTCAGGCCATGGGTGCCTCGCGGCTACGGGTGATGACCCGGGAACTGCTGCCCAACGTGCTCCTGCCGGTGCTGTCCATGGCGATGGTGATGATCTCCGTGCTCGTGGTGGCCGAGGCATCGTTGAGCTTCCTGGGTCTCGGCGTCAAACCACCCGAACCGACCTGGGGAAACATGATCGCCGAAGGGCGGGGAACGGTCTTTCGGGAGCACCCGCACGTGGTGCTCGTTCCCGGCGTCTTCCTTTTCCTGACCGTGTTCGCCTTCAACCTCGTCGGGGAACGGGCGCGAAAGCGATGGGACCCGCGGAGCGCGAAGCTATGAGCACACCACTACTCGAAGTGCGGGACCTGCACACCGTTTTTCACACGGCACGCGGCGACGTGCACGCCGTCAACGAGGTGTCGCTGAGCCTCGCCCCGGGCGAGACGCTGGGCATCGTCGGTGAGTCCGGCTCCGGCAAGTCGGTACTCGGTCGCACGATCATGGGGCTGATCTCGGGCAGCAGGGAGGTCTCGATCACCGGTGATGTCACGGTGAAGGGGCACCACGTGCACGACATGCCCGTCACCCGGCGCAGGCACCTGTGGGGCACCGATATTGCCATGGTCTTCCAGGACCCGATGACCTCGTTGAACCCGGTCAAGAAGGTGGGTAAGCACCTGACCGAGGCGCTGCGGCTGCACCTGCGGATGGACAGGGCCCAAGCGGCACAGCGGGCTGTGGAACTGCTGCGGCAGGTCGGCATTCCCGAACCCGAGCGGCGGCTGGCGCAGTATCCACACGAGCTCTCCGGTGGAATGCGCCAGCGGGTGGTCATCGCGATGGCGCTGGCCTGTGGTCCGGATCTGCTCATCGCCGACGAACCCACCACCGCACTGGACGTCACGGTGCAGAAACAGATCCTGGACCTGCTCGAGTCGCTGAGCACGCAGCTGGACATGGCGACCATCCTGATCAGTCACGACCTGGGCGTGGTGGCCGGGCGCACGGATCGGGTGGCGGTGATGTACGCCGGAGAAGTGATCGAGTCCGCGGATACCAAGCGGATCTTCGACGCGCCGCGGCACCCCTACACCGAGGCGCTGGCCGAGTCCATCCCACGGCTGGACAATCCGCCGCACACCATGTTGCGGACGATCAGCGGCCAGCCGGCGAACCTGCTCGAGGAGCCGCGAGGGTGCCGGTTCGCGCCGCGCTGCCGGTACGCACAGGACGTCTGCACCGAGAACGAGCCGGCGCTGACCGGGATCGAGGCCGGCGGTGCCGAATCGGGGCAGGGCAGTGTCGCCTGCCATTTCCCCCTTGATCGGGCCGCCGAGAGTACCGGCGGCCCGCCCCGTGAGACCGCTGACAGTATGGAGAGTTGAGCATGGCAGGTAGCGGCACGGCGCACATGCGCTCGGTGGATTCGAGGGCGCTCACCGTCAGCGATCTGGTCGTTCGGTTCCCGGCGGGCCGGAAGCAGAAGGTGCATGCCGTCTCGGGACTGAACCTGGATCTCGTGCCCGGTGAGACGGTGGGCATCCTCGGCGAGTCCGGCTGCGGCAAGTCCAGCGCGGGCCGCGCGATGATGCAGCTGCCCGCGCCGACCTCGGGCTCGGTGCGACTCGGCGATGTCGAGCTGACCGAACTGAGCCCCAGGGCCCTGCGGCAGGCACGGGCGAAAATACAGATGATCATGCAGGACCCCGTTTCGTCACTGAACCCGCGCCGCAAGGTCGCCGATCTCGTCGGCGAGGGACTGGCGATCTGGGGTTACCAGGGCACGGATCGCAAGGCCGAGATCGAGCGGACCTTGCACGCGGTCGGGCTCGATCCGGCCGTGGTCTGGGATCGCAGGCCGCACGAGATGTCCGGCGGGCAGTGCCAGCGGGTGTGCATCGCGCGGGCGCTGATGCTCGATCCCGATGTGCTCATCTGTGACGAACCTGTGTCCAGTTTGGACGTGTCCGTGCAGGCGCAGATCCTCAACCTGCTGGAGCGCACCAAGCAGCGCTACGGCTTGAGCTTGCTGTTCATCGCGCACGACGTCGCCGCCGTGAAGAACATCAGTGATCGCGCGATGGTGCTCTACCTCGGCAAGACCTGTGAGGTGCTGCCCTCGGCGAACATGCACGTGCGCTCGGTGCACCCGTACACCCGGCTGCTGCTGAGCTCCATCCCCGATGCCGTACGAGAAGCGGCGGATCAGGGGACCCGGTCGGTGTCGAACGAGCTGCCGTCACCGCTTGCGCCGCCGTCCGGCTGTCGGTTCCGCACCCGCTGCCCGTTGGCGACCGAGCAGTGCGCCGAAGCCGAGCCCACCCTGCGCGAGGTCGGTGACGGGCACTACGTGGCCTGCCACAACGTATAGCGGCTGCGCGCGTACACACCCGTTTCTTCTTGCGCACGGTGTGGTGCGGCGAATATCGGCGATGGTGCCGTTCTTCCCGGACGAGTCGTGCCGGTCGACCACGGCCAGTACCCGGCCCCTCGGTGCGCATGGTGGTGGGGCTGTGCGCACCGGGGGTTGGGGTGGTTTTAGGGTGTGATGATGTTGTGGTCGGGGCCGTAGGGGTAGCCGGTGATGTTCTCGGCGCCGTTGTCGGTGACGACGAGAATGTCATGTTCGCGGTAGCCGCCTGCTCCGGGTTGGCCTTCGGGGATGGTGATCATGGGTTCCATGGAGACGACCATGCCGGGTTGCAGGGTGGTGTCGATGTCTTCGCGGAGTTCGAGGCCGGCTTCGCGGCCGTAGTAGTGGGACAGGACGCCGAAGGAGTGTCCGTAGCCGAAGGTGCGTTTGTCCAGGAGTCCTTCGGCGTTGAAGTGTTCGTTGAGTTCGGCGGCGATGTCCTTGCAGACTGCGCCGGGTTTGATCAGTTCCTGGCCGTGTTCGTGTACGGCGGTGTTGATCGTCCAGTACCGTAGCTGGGCTGGGGTGGGTTGGCCGTGGATGAGGGTGCGTTCCAGGGCGGTGTAGTAGCCGGCGATCATGGGAAAGCAGTTCAGGCTCAGCAGGTCGCCGCGCTGGATGTGTCGGGTGGTGGGCCAGTTGTGGGCGCCGTCGGTGTTGAGGCCGGATTGGAACCACACCCAGGTGTCGCGGAGTTCGGCGTGGGGGAAGGTGGCTGCGATCTCGCGGGTCATGGCTTGGGTGCCTGCCAGGGCGATTTCGTATTCCGGTACGCCTTCGCCGATCGCGGCGGTCACGGCGGCGCCGCCGATGTCGGCGATGCGGGCGCCTTCTTTGATGAGGGCGATCTCCTCGTCGGATTTGATCATGCGCTGGGCCGTGGTGGCTGCCGAGATGTCGGTGAGTTCGAAGCCCGGGAGGGTCTCGGCGAGTTGGGCGCGCAGCATGGGGGGGATGTGGTCGTCTTCGACGCCGAGGCGGCCGCGGGTGAGGCCGGCTTCGGCGAGCACGGTGGCGATGGCGTGTTGGTAGTTGTCGCGGTGCCAGTCGGTGTAGACGAGGTTGTCGCCGAAGCTGCGGCGCCAGGGTTGGCCTGCGTCGATGTTGGCCGAGACGGTGACGTGGCTGTTGTGGGTGACCACCAGTGCGTAGTGGCGGCCGAAGGCGGTGTAGAGGAAATCGCTGTAGTAGTTGATGTTGTGGTAGCTGGTGAACACCACCGCGTCCACACCGGCCTCGGCCATCACAGCCCGCAGCCCGGAAACCCGCCGGGACATCTCCGCGTCCGAAAACGTCGGCACAACCCGCTCACCGTTGTGGATGGTCTTGAGTCGCTCCATGCTCCTGTCCTTTCTGTGGCCATCGCGAGGTTGCCTCGCGCAGCGAAGTGCAATGGGTTTGGAGGCCGTTTCGGCCGCCGCTGTCGGCCACGGCCTCGCGTGGGGAATCGGAGGCCCGGAAGCCGCACATCGCCGTGATGCTGTTTTCGCAACAGAGTTGCGTAAAATGAAACGTATGCCGGGGGTGTGCGCCTGTCAAGGGCCGACGAGGCTCGCACGGTGCACGGTGGCCCGTTGGCGACGGAAATCCGGATTCGACGGCTTCGCTGCTCGATGCTTCGGTTTCGGGATGCTGCGGGCGGGATGAGACCTCCGTGGTCTTATCCAGCAACATGGTTGCACTGAACGGGCCAATTTCTGCCGCGAAGGGTTGACGCGGGTCGCCGGGAGTTCTAGCTTATCGGCAACTGACATATCAGTGTTTCGAACACAGGTGTTCTAGTCCCGTCTCTCCCGTTTTCGTGCTGGCCTTCCGACCGGAGGAGTGTGTCGTGTCCATGGGTGTGCTGAACGAGTTTGATCGCGGCCTTGCCGAGGTGGCTCCGGAGGTGGCTGATGCGATCGAGCATGCCCACGTGGTCACCACCACCCGCCTGCGCTCCCGCGTGGAAACCCCGGCCACCAAACACCCCCGCTACCCCAACCTGAACGGAGGGTTCTGATGCCACCGCGTACTCCCGGCGCCGAATTGCCCGAACACCCGGACTGGCTGTGGCACTCGCCGGAACCGAAATCGTCGTATGATGCGGTGATCGTCGGTGGTGGTGGGCACGGTTTGGCGACGGCGTATTACCTCGCCAAGAATCACGGCATCACCAACATCGCCGTCCTGGAACGCGGTTGGCTTGCGGGTGGCAACATGGCCCGCAACACCACGATCATCCGCTCCAACTACCTCTGGGACGAGAGCGCGGGGCTCTACGAGCACGCGCTGAAGCTCTGGGAAGGGCTCGCCGACGAGCTCGACTACCCGTTGTTGTTCAGCCAGCGAGGAGTGCTCAACCTGGCGCACTCGCTGCAGGAGGTGCGCGACAGCGTGCGCCGCGTCAACGCCAACCGGCTCAACGGCGTGGACGCGGAATGGCTCGACCCGGACCAGGTCGCCGAAATCTGCCCGATCCTGAATACGTCCCCGGACCTGCGCTACCCGGTGCTGGGGGCGACGTGGCAACCACGGGCGGGCATCGCCAAGCACGATCACGTCGCCTGGGGTTTTGCTCGGGCGCTGGATCGGATGGGCGTCGATCTCATCCAGGGCTGCGAGGTCACCGGGTTCGAACGGGTCGGGGACCGGGTGGTGGGCGTGGAGACCACGCGTGGCCCGATCCGGACGGGGAAGGTGGCGCTGGCCGCAGCAGGCCACACCTCGGTGCTGGCCGACACGCTCGGGTTGCGGCTGCCGATTCAGAGTCATCCGTTGCAGGCGCTGGTCTCCGAGCTGTTGGAGCCGGTGCATCCGACGGTGGTGATGTCGAATTCGGTGCACGTCTACGTCAGCCAGGCCCACAAGGGAGAGCTCGTGCTGGGGGCGGGCATCGATGCGCACAACTCCTATTCCCAGCGGGGGGCGTTTCACACGATCGAGCGGGAGATGACCGCGGCGGTGGAGCTGTTCCCGATGTTCGCCCGCGCCCATGTGTTGCGCACCTGGGGCGGTGTCGTCGATGTGACCCCGGACGCCTCGGCGATCATGGGGCTCACCCCGTTCGAGGGGCTCTACGTCAACTGCGGTTGGGGCACCGGCGGGTTCAAGTCCACCCCGGGGGTGGGCTGGTGCTACGCGCACACCATCGCCCACGACGAGCCGCATCCGCTCAACGCTGCCTTTTCCCTGGAACGCTTCACCACCGGCGCTCTGGTCGACGAGCACGGTGCCGCCGGCGTCGCTCACTGAAGGAGGAGATCACGCCATGATGCTCATTCCGTGCCCGTGGTGCGGGCCGCGCAACGAGATCGAGTTTCACTACGGCGGCCAGGCCGAGGTGCGCTATCCGGTCGATCCGCAGGCCGTGTCCGATGAGGACTGGGCGCGGTTCTTGTTCTTCCGGGACAACCCCAAGGGCATGTTCACCGAGCGGTGGTCGCATGCGGCCGGGTGCCGGCGCTGGTTCACCGTGCGCCGGGACACCGTCACCAACGAGATTCACCCCGACGATGGCGCGAGCAATGCAAGGACGGTGACGAGGTGAGTAACGAGTTCAGGCTTGCCGACCGCGGCCGGATCGACCGTGACCGCCCGGTTCGGTTCCGTTTCGACGGCTGCGAGTACGCGGGATACCAGGGGGACACGCTCGCTTCGGCGCTGCTGGCCAATGGTGTTCATCAGGTGGGCACCAGCATCAAGTACGGCCGCCCGCGCGGCATCATGGCCGCAGGCGCGGAAGACCCCAACGCACTGGTGCAGATCGAGAAACCGTTCCCCGAGCCGATGCTGACCGCGACCACGGTCGAACTGCGCGACGGACTGCAGGCCTGCGGACTTCCCGGTCGGGGGCAACTGGCCACTGAGGACGACCCCGCCCGCTACGACACCATGCACGCGCACTGCGACGTGCTGGTCGTCGGTGCCGGTCCCACCGGTTTGGCTGCCGCGCTGAGTGCGGCGCGCAGCGGTGCCC
This Haloactinomyces albus DNA region includes the following protein-coding sequences:
- a CDS encoding alkyl sulfatase dimerization domain-containing protein, whose protein sequence is MTQSPAFPRNQQRTARAAFGQFDPGQARRIFAREHDSGHEPIVLEVAPRTYFLQPGMVNVALFETDEGLVLVDCGCAGDGPALLRAVRSISAKPLHTVVFTHGHIDHAFGLWSFLDAGERPEIIAHENVPAHFDRYRRTAGLNARINGQLPGRNGKAWPVDESDFDWPTRVFRDSLTLTVGGERFELRHGKGETDDATWVWAPERGTIAAGDLVTGYLPNAGNPKKVQRYAEEWAEAADEMAALAPEVIIPGHGDPVSGVEQISDELHAMARYLRHIVDHALAGLNAGQAHDEIVDSLRIPAELAEHPRLQARYDKPEFLCRNVIRRYSGWWDGRPANLLPAPASDRAAEIASLAGGADVLIERAYQLAGTDLRLACHLAEWAFLAEPGDARAQQCYTEVLEQRAQAEPALMAQVNFRVSRAWARRAREAHGTAEGEPR
- a CDS encoding aminopeptidase P family protein; amino-acid sequence: MERLKTIHNGERVVPTFSDAEMSRRVSGLRAVMAEAGVDAVVFTSYHNINYYSDFLYTAFGRHYALVVTHNSHVTVSANIDAGQPWRRSFGDNLVYTDWHRDNYQHAIATVLAEAGLTRGRLGVEDDHIPPMLRAQLAETLPGFELTDISAATTAQRMIKSDEEIALIKEGARIADIGGAAVTAAIGEGVPEYEIALAGTQAMTREIAATFPHAELRDTWVWFQSGLNTDGAHNWPTTRHIQRGDLLSLNCFPMIAGYYTALERTLIHGQPTPAQLRYWTINTAVHEHGQELIKPGAVCKDIAAELNEHFNAEGLLDKRTFGYGHSFGVLSHYYGREAGLELREDIDTTLQPGMVVSMEPMITIPEGQPGAGGYREHDILVVTDNGAENITGYPYGPDHNIITP
- a CDS encoding ABC transporter permease, whose product is MGRQMIRQLGVKLAELVGVLLIVSFGVFLLVAFLPGDPAVAILGKGHPPEAYAEVRAQLGLNQPVLERYLNWLGGVLTGDLGQSLVPPQSEVIDRVLAALPVSVELAVLGLLIAVVVSVPLAMWSAYHEGGRVDRLISAGMFGVLSVPSFLAGLLLIMVAVNGLGWFPRAEWVRLSEGLFANLHHAILPAITISLVEMAMFTRVLRNDLIVTLREDYILASHAKGMPPLRILLSDALRPSSFSLVTLLGLSLGRLIGSTVIVEYLFALPGMGSLVVNAASQGDYPMVQGVVLAIAVIYVLTNAVIDLSYGYLDPRIRRAHV
- a CDS encoding ABC transporter ATP-binding protein; protein product: MSTPLLEVRDLHTVFHTARGDVHAVNEVSLSLAPGETLGIVGESGSGKSVLGRTIMGLISGSREVSITGDVTVKGHHVHDMPVTRRRHLWGTDIAMVFQDPMTSLNPVKKVGKHLTEALRLHLRMDRAQAAQRAVELLRQVGIPEPERRLAQYPHELSGGMRQRVVIAMALACGPDLLIADEPTTALDVTVQKQILDLLESLSTQLDMATILISHDLGVVAGRTDRVAVMYAGEVIESADTKRIFDAPRHPYTEALAESIPRLDNPPHTMLRTISGQPANLLEEPRGCRFAPRCRYAQDVCTENEPALTGIEAGGAESGQGSVACHFPLDRAAESTGGPPRETADSMES
- a CDS encoding sarcosine oxidase subunit beta family protein, whose translation is MPPRTPGAELPEHPDWLWHSPEPKSSYDAVIVGGGGHGLATAYYLAKNHGITNIAVLERGWLAGGNMARNTTIIRSNYLWDESAGLYEHALKLWEGLADELDYPLLFSQRGVLNLAHSLQEVRDSVRRVNANRLNGVDAEWLDPDQVAEICPILNTSPDLRYPVLGATWQPRAGIAKHDHVAWGFARALDRMGVDLIQGCEVTGFERVGDRVVGVETTRGPIRTGKVALAAAGHTSVLADTLGLRLPIQSHPLQALVSELLEPVHPTVVMSNSVHVYVSQAHKGELVLGAGIDAHNSYSQRGAFHTIEREMTAAVELFPMFARAHVLRTWGGVVDVTPDASAIMGLTPFEGLYVNCGWGTGGFKSTPGVGWCYAHTIAHDEPHPLNAAFSLERFTTGALVDEHGAAGVAH
- a CDS encoding ABC transporter substrate-binding protein, with translation MRLPRSGRWRAALALAASAMVVSACATPGAEPEQDAGQDPQYQVGIIGADQQQGQPVDGGTLTIAAYSEARSLDPAKTIPTGSSGGTALAAVYDVLMRYDPESGTYEPWLAESLESNADDTTWTLTLREGVRFSDGTPLDAKAVVGSIQRYMQKNGFGTKLLDASLERMRTPDPRTVLFELTRPWAKFPNVLGAGAGMIVAPAAYAGEQFTPIGAGPFQLERYAPGEELVLAARAGYWQDTVHLDRLRFVWYQGPDAKLGALRSGSVDMAYLRDPKAVDDARAEGYGGYMAVNSLGNQITINNREGTPGADPRVRKAIALALRPELNYRRAYDGAGLPGKDIFQPASRWHVSGVTPPPTDTARARKLLEQAKADGYDGTISYLDSNDPASRAEALAAKAALEKVGFTVRLDFARSIAEQIKRIYVDHDYELAKNATSVPEADPLSRLYSFLHSESNTNPSGYANPRMDELLVQLQAADSVEKRKAVLADIERLWWQDVPSVPLGAAAQFMAWQDTVRGVVPTQYAMLLFGKAWVGK
- a CDS encoding ABC transporter permease, producing the protein MLTSDTTSTQHSLHSPLAQARPRPWRTKGIPAGLLVAGLALVLFAGVTGAIIVPVRAMLFVVGLAAVAIGGSRLGKAVFGSAFDLTYWFSVGWLVLLGLLAAAAPWLPLAEHVDVAGTLDEPSYARPELLSEHPLGTNNFGLDLLARSIHGARTSLIIALSAIAIGTIVGGAIGILAGYFRRGVDRMVVVGTNALLAVPPLILLIALASVLEPNLRNVAIALSLLTIPNMVRLARANTMAFTQREFVLAAQAMGASRLRVMTRELLPNVLLPVLSMAMVMISVLVVAEASLSFLGLGVKPPEPTWGNMIAEGRGTVFREHPHVVLVPGVFLFLTVFAFNLVGERARKRWDPRSAKL
- a CDS encoding nuclear transport factor 2 family protein is translated as MARAMNDRERIVDALARLARATDARDWHTIRTTFTEDATGYGCTGVDRIVEVMQAHLGGCGPTQHLLGNHRVTVDGDNARSLTYGRVHHRGAADKAGSFFECMGEYDDRWVRTSLGWRLAHRNFDMHIALGDFTVLQPAA
- a CDS encoding oligopeptide/dipeptide ABC transporter ATP-binding protein, whose translation is MAGSGTAHMRSVDSRALTVSDLVVRFPAGRKQKVHAVSGLNLDLVPGETVGILGESGCGKSSAGRAMMQLPAPTSGSVRLGDVELTELSPRALRQARAKIQMIMQDPVSSLNPRRKVADLVGEGLAIWGYQGTDRKAEIERTLHAVGLDPAVVWDRRPHEMSGGQCQRVCIARALMLDPDVLICDEPVSSLDVSVQAQILNLLERTKQRYGLSLLFIAHDVAAVKNISDRAMVLYLGKTCEVLPSANMHVRSVHPYTRLLLSSIPDAVREAADQGTRSVSNELPSPLAPPSGCRFRTRCPLATEQCAEAEPTLREVGDGHYVACHNV